The following proteins come from a genomic window of Micromonospora echinofusca:
- a CDS encoding replication initiator, whose protein sequence is MLMPRSVDVVADLAADYGVCTRPVSLRRTDLDTGQTEVVDMPCGATQEAKCPACAKRARRLRQQQIREGWHRDDEPDPGPEPATDAQRGLIVVRAHLEFARDEAARASQWEQVADLDDAINELEGQITTEGLRGRPAPPHVTEDQEDSDGKRRVRSTKRRQDAPDLPRLPVENRTVGRTYEGHGGQVFRPSMFLTLTLGSYGRVHSDGTPVNPDAYDYRRAAWDAVHFPRLLDRFWQNLRRAVGWNVQYAGAVEPQRRLAPHAHFAIRGTIPRALVRQVAAATYHQVWWPPVDQLVYEPGNAPQWDADAGGYVDPDSGEVLPSWDDALDLLDADPDTEPVHVVRFGVQVDAKGVLAGTKDADRCVGYITKYLTKQAADCHDVTTSRQRAHLERLWQELRHTPCSERCANWLLYGVQPKKAKQGLRPGNCKNKVHKRDTLGIGGRRVLISRQWSGKTLSDHRADRKDWVKALLGVTTDADTAPPGGEQRHAWELARPTDPDVAPLGHRVLRAISERIQWRAQLDAAKRAADVSATSNGPERGGEGQ, encoded by the coding sequence ATGCTCATGCCCCGCTCCGTCGACGTCGTCGCCGATCTCGCCGCCGACTACGGCGTCTGCACCCGCCCCGTGTCCCTGCGCCGCACCGACCTCGACACCGGACAGACCGAAGTCGTGGACATGCCCTGCGGCGCCACCCAAGAAGCCAAATGCCCCGCCTGCGCCAAACGAGCTCGCCGACTGCGGCAGCAACAGATCCGCGAAGGCTGGCACCGTGACGACGAACCCGACCCCGGACCCGAACCCGCCACCGATGCCCAACGTGGGCTGATCGTCGTCCGCGCGCATCTGGAGTTCGCCCGGGATGAGGCGGCTCGGGCGTCGCAGTGGGAGCAGGTCGCCGACCTGGACGACGCAATCAACGAGTTGGAAGGCCAGATCACCACCGAAGGGTTGCGCGGTCGCCCCGCGCCCCCGCACGTCACCGAGGACCAGGAGGACAGCGACGGGAAGCGGCGGGTTCGCTCCACCAAGCGGCGCCAGGACGCCCCCGACCTTCCCCGCCTGCCAGTGGAGAACCGGACTGTGGGCCGCACCTACGAGGGGCACGGCGGTCAGGTGTTCCGGCCGTCGATGTTCCTCACACTCACGCTCGGCTCCTACGGCCGCGTGCACTCCGACGGAACACCGGTCAACCCCGACGCCTACGACTACCGGCGGGCAGCCTGGGACGCCGTGCACTTCCCCCGGCTGCTCGATCGGTTCTGGCAGAACCTACGCCGCGCGGTCGGCTGGAACGTCCAATACGCGGGCGCGGTCGAGCCACAACGCCGCCTCGCCCCACACGCGCACTTCGCCATCCGGGGCACCATCCCCCGGGCGCTGGTGCGGCAGGTCGCCGCCGCGACGTACCACCAGGTGTGGTGGCCTCCGGTCGACCAGCTCGTCTATGAACCGGGCAACGCGCCGCAGTGGGATGCCGATGCGGGCGGGTACGTCGACCCGGACAGCGGGGAAGTGCTGCCGTCGTGGGATGACGCCCTGGACCTGCTCGACGCCGACCCCGACACGGAACCCGTGCACGTCGTGCGGTTCGGTGTGCAGGTCGACGCCAAAGGCGTGCTCGCCGGCACCAAGGACGCTGACCGGTGCGTCGGCTACATCACCAAGTACCTGACCAAGCAAGCCGCCGACTGCCACGACGTGACCACGAGTCGGCAGCGGGCACACCTGGAACGGCTCTGGCAAGAGCTGCGCCACACGCCGTGCTCGGAGCGGTGCGCGAACTGGCTGCTCTACGGCGTCCAGCCGAAGAAGGCCAAGCAAGGGCTGCGGCCGGGCAACTGCAAGAACAAGGTCCACAAGCGGGACACCCTCGGCATCGGCGGCCGACGCGTCCTCATCTCCCGCCAATGGTCCGGCAAGACCCTCTCCGACCACCGCGCCGACCGCAAGGACTGGGTCAAGGCCCTGCTCGGCGTCACCACCGACGCCGACACCGCCCCGCCCGGCGGCGAACAACGCCACGCCTGGGAACTCGCCCGGCCAACCGACCCCGACGTGGCGCCGCTGGGCCACCGGGTCCTACGGGCGATCTCCGAACGCATCCAATGGCGCGCCCAACTCGACGCAGCCAAACGCGCCGCCGATGTCTCGGCAACTTCCAACGGTCCAGAGCGCGGAGGGGAGGGGCAGTGA
- a CDS encoding helix-turn-helix transcriptional regulator has protein sequence MGRKLRLVGSGEIRIMLGGVSRQRVYQVTNRRDFPEPVATLQMGNVWLADDVEAWIAAKRGDLD, from the coding sequence ATGGGCAGGAAGCTGCGGTTGGTGGGTTCGGGGGAGATCCGGATCATGCTCGGTGGCGTCTCGCGCCAGCGCGTCTACCAGGTCACCAACCGGCGCGACTTCCCTGAGCCCGTAGCGACGCTCCAGATGGGCAACGTCTGGCTTGCCGACGACGTTGAAGCGTGGATCGCTGCCAAGCGTGGGGACCTGGACTAG
- a CDS encoding sulfite exporter TauE/SafE family protein produces MDVSDAALLLAAGLAAGTVNAVAGGGSLITFPAMIAVGLPPVPANVSNSVAVFPGYVASVAGSRQDLPPRRTLAALVPTAIVGTIAGALLLLATPARAFELVVPFLVLGATAVLAFQDPLRRLVGHPRDLPPRRRTVTVQAMVAVGAVYGGYFGAALGVMLVAGLALVLDATLARVSALKNLLSALVGLTTLVVFALFGPVNWAAVAVVAPATLVGGYAGARLVRRLPSVVLKVLIVVFGTSIGLYLLWRALR; encoded by the coding sequence ATGGACGTCTCCGACGCCGCGCTGCTGCTCGCCGCCGGGCTCGCCGCGGGCACGGTCAACGCGGTGGCCGGCGGGGGGTCGCTCATCACCTTCCCGGCGATGATCGCCGTGGGCCTGCCGCCGGTGCCGGCCAACGTGAGCAATTCGGTGGCGGTCTTCCCGGGGTACGTGGCGAGCGTGGCGGGCAGTCGGCAGGACCTGCCGCCCCGGCGGACGCTGGCGGCGCTGGTGCCCACCGCGATCGTCGGTACGATCGCCGGCGCCCTGCTGCTGCTGGCCACCCCGGCTCGGGCGTTCGAGCTGGTGGTGCCGTTCCTGGTGCTCGGGGCCACGGCGGTGCTGGCGTTCCAGGACCCGCTGCGCCGGCTGGTCGGGCATCCGCGCGACCTGCCGCCGCGCCGCCGTACGGTCACCGTGCAGGCCATGGTCGCAGTCGGCGCGGTGTACGGCGGCTACTTCGGCGCGGCGCTCGGGGTGATGCTGGTGGCGGGACTGGCCCTGGTGCTGGACGCGACGCTGGCGCGGGTGAGCGCGCTCAAGAACCTGCTCTCCGCCCTGGTCGGGCTGACCACCCTCGTGGTGTTCGCGTTGTTCGGGCCGGTGAACTGGGCGGCCGTCGCGGTGGTCGCGCCGGCGACACTGGTCGGCGGGTACGCCGGCGCGCGGCTGGTGCGCCGGCTGCCGTCGGTGGTGCTCAAGGTGCTGATCGTGGTCTTCGGCACGTCGATCGGGCTCTACCTGCTCTGGCGCGCGCTGCGCTGA
- a CDS encoding 2'-5' RNA ligase family protein: MTFEDQPELYRVADSYRSALTAAPPATLIPDQWLHLTMQGIGFTDETSESRLAAIIDNAREQLRKLPAVGVEFGEIVVADEAIVMPAIPAEPVQRLRAATRTAIGRVVGEDQVPEDPGRFRPHVSVAYLTAAGPAEPYIQTVRPIAPQPAAVTITHVDLIEMHRDRRMYEWQVVARMPLR, encoded by the coding sequence GTGACGTTCGAGGACCAACCCGAGCTGTACCGCGTGGCCGACTCCTACCGATCAGCGCTGACCGCAGCTCCCCCCGCAACACTCATTCCCGATCAGTGGCTACACCTCACCATGCAGGGCATCGGCTTCACGGACGAGACCAGCGAAAGCAGGTTGGCCGCAATCATCGATAATGCACGCGAACAACTCAGGAAACTGCCTGCGGTCGGCGTCGAGTTCGGCGAGATTGTCGTTGCTGACGAGGCCATCGTCATGCCCGCGATACCGGCCGAACCTGTCCAACGGCTACGAGCCGCTACGCGGACCGCCATCGGGCGCGTCGTCGGTGAGGACCAGGTCCCGGAGGACCCCGGTCGGTTCCGACCTCACGTGAGCGTCGCCTACCTGACCGCCGCTGGCCCAGCCGAGCCGTACATCCAGACGGTACGCCCCATCGCGCCTCAGCCTGCCGCCGTCACGATCACCCACGTTGACCTGATCGAGATGCACCGAGACCGGCGCATGTATGAGTGGCAAGTCGTCGCCCGAATGCCGCTCCGCTGA
- a CDS encoding tyrosine-type recombinase/integrase, which yields MRQGEIFGLGVDDVDFASGSVHVVRQVKVVRSRLVFGLPKNDRDRRVPLPDSVAQSLKEHAKKYAPLSITLPWEDPFSDERVTVPLIFTTTRRGAIKRATFDGKSWRPAVEAAGIVPTRATGMHALRHFYASALLDAGESIKALASYLGHSDPGFTLRVYTHLMPASEERTRRAIDELFG from the coding sequence ATGCGACAGGGTGAGATCTTCGGGCTCGGCGTTGATGACGTCGACTTCGCGTCGGGCTCCGTTCACGTCGTTCGGCAAGTCAAGGTGGTCCGCTCCCGGCTGGTCTTCGGCCTGCCCAAGAACGACCGGGACCGCCGCGTGCCGCTGCCCGACTCGGTGGCTCAGTCGCTCAAGGAGCACGCCAAGAAGTACGCCCCGCTGTCGATCACCCTGCCGTGGGAGGACCCGTTCAGCGACGAGCGGGTGACGGTGCCACTGATCTTCACCACCACCCGGCGAGGTGCGATCAAGCGGGCCACCTTCGACGGCAAGAGCTGGCGCCCGGCGGTCGAAGCGGCCGGCATCGTCCCGACCCGGGCGACCGGGATGCACGCACTCCGGCACTTCTACGCCTCGGCCCTGCTCGACGCGGGGGAGAGCATCAAGGCCCTTGCCTCCTACCTCGGGCACTCCGACCCGGGCTTCACGCTGAGGGTCTACACCCACCTGATGCCGGCCAGCGAGGAACGCACCCGCCGCGCGATTGATGAGCTGTTCGGATGA
- a CDS encoding HAD family hydrolase — MTAPGLAKVIDRARVILLDFDGPVCSIFAQHSASTVAHELRRLLVNQAVTLPPEILAERDPLAVLRFTATLGRPAVVRLVDEAMTREEVTAARTAEPTPYGREVIVAAHQTGRRIAVVSNNSAASVHAYLSARRLTSYVHPVIGRPEAAPERMKPDPFPVLAAVRELGAQPAECVLVGDSVSDIEAAHAAGVAAIGYANKPGKRERFSAADVVIDSMAELVTAFAVDEL; from the coding sequence GTGACCGCCCCCGGCCTGGCCAAGGTGATCGACCGCGCCCGCGTGATCCTGCTCGACTTCGACGGACCCGTGTGCAGCATCTTCGCCCAGCACTCCGCGTCCACCGTCGCCCACGAGTTGCGCCGGCTGCTCGTCAACCAGGCCGTCACCCTGCCGCCCGAGATCCTGGCCGAACGCGACCCGCTCGCCGTGCTCCGCTTCACCGCCACCCTTGGGCGCCCTGCCGTCGTCCGCCTGGTCGACGAGGCAATGACCCGCGAGGAAGTCACCGCGGCCCGCACCGCCGAGCCGACCCCGTACGGCCGGGAAGTCATCGTCGCCGCCCACCAGACCGGCCGCCGAATCGCCGTGGTGTCCAACAACTCGGCCGCTTCCGTCCACGCCTACCTGAGCGCCCGCCGGCTCACCTCGTACGTGCACCCGGTAATCGGCCGCCCCGAGGCAGCGCCCGAGAGGATGAAGCCGGACCCGTTTCCTGTGCTCGCAGCCGTACGGGAGCTGGGCGCGCAGCCGGCGGAATGCGTCCTGGTCGGTGACTCGGTCAGCGACATCGAGGCCGCCCACGCCGCCGGAGTCGCCGCCATCGGGTACGCCAACAAGCCTGGGAAACGCGAGCGGTTCTCCGCCGCTGATGTCGTCATCGACAGCATGGCGGAGCTGGTGACCGCCTTCGCGGTCGACGAGCTGTAG
- a CDS encoding tyrosine-type recombinase/integrase: MAHIEDRWYKVVRHPGGRTERVKTELFGKGLRYRVRYIGPDGKERKKSFPDRAKRDAEAFLVSTETDKLRGSYVDPLAGRMTFAEYAETWLRTRSFDESTRESTEFRVRKHLLPFFGSRQLASIKPGHIREWDAGMVGKLAPATRAVVFAHLRTILGAAVDDERIAKNPCSAKSVKPPRPVQRRVVPWRYDQVSAIRGGLAQRYRPMVDLGAGCGLRQGEILGLGVDDIDLEAGWVHVLRQVKLVRSRLVFGLPKNDRDRRVPLPDSVALVLRQHVDDFAPVSLTLPWENPASDERVTVPLLFTTTRRGAINRRTFDDKSWRPAVVAAGISPTRATGMHALRHFYASSLLDAGESIKALASYLGHADPGFTLRVYTHLMPASEERTRNAIDDLFNPAEKP; the protein is encoded by the coding sequence GTGGCCCACATCGAAGACCGTTGGTACAAGGTGGTTCGTCACCCGGGTGGACGCACGGAGCGAGTCAAAACAGAACTGTTCGGCAAAGGACTGCGCTACCGGGTGCGGTACATCGGGCCGGACGGCAAGGAACGGAAGAAGTCGTTTCCGGACCGGGCCAAGCGTGACGCTGAGGCGTTCCTGGTCTCGACGGAGACGGACAAGCTCCGTGGCTCCTACGTCGACCCGCTCGCCGGCCGGATGACCTTCGCCGAGTACGCCGAAACCTGGCTCCGCACGCGCTCCTTCGACGAGTCGACCCGGGAGAGCACAGAGTTCCGGGTACGGAAGCACCTGCTCCCATTCTTCGGCTCTCGGCAACTGGCATCGATCAAGCCGGGCCACATCCGGGAGTGGGATGCCGGGATGGTCGGCAAGCTGGCCCCGGCGACTCGGGCCGTCGTCTTCGCTCACCTGCGGACGATCCTCGGCGCGGCGGTCGACGACGAGCGGATCGCGAAGAATCCGTGTTCGGCAAAGTCGGTGAAGCCGCCGCGACCGGTTCAGCGTCGGGTGGTGCCGTGGCGGTACGACCAGGTTTCGGCAATCCGCGGTGGCCTAGCCCAGCGGTACCGGCCGATGGTCGACCTCGGCGCGGGGTGTGGGCTGCGGCAGGGGGAGATTCTGGGGCTCGGCGTCGACGACATCGACCTCGAAGCGGGCTGGGTGCACGTCTTGCGTCAGGTCAAGCTCGTCCGGTCCCGGTTGGTGTTCGGGCTGCCTAAGAACGATCGTGACCGCCGGGTGCCGCTGCCTGATTCCGTCGCCCTGGTGCTGCGGCAGCACGTCGACGACTTCGCCCCGGTGTCGCTCACCCTGCCGTGGGAGAACCCGGCCAGCGACGAACGGGTCACGGTGCCGCTGCTGTTCACCACCACCCGTCGGGGTGCGATCAACCGGCGCACCTTCGACGACAAGAGCTGGCGACCGGCTGTCGTGGCGGCCGGCATCTCACCGACCCGGGCGACCGGGATGCACGCGCTTCGTCACTTCTACGCCTCGTCGCTGCTCGACGCGGGGGAGAGCATCAAAGCCCTCGCGTCGTACCTCGGCCACGCCGACCCCGGCTTCACTCTCCGGGTCTACACGCACCTGATGCCGGCCAGCGAGGAACGCACCCGCAACGCGATCGACGATCTGTTCAACCCCGCCGAGAAGCCCTGA
- a CDS encoding class I SAM-dependent DNA methyltransferase, translating to MNVEQVRQAYGSVAELYIELFGTSQQVDPDDLAFIGRHLAGRSGPVLDLGCGPGHITGYLRSLGVDATGIDIVPEFIAHARAAHPDGRYQLGSMRDLDVVDHSVAGILAWYSVIHVPPQDLDGVLADFRRAMSPAGTLVLGFFDGDEVAAFDHKVVTAYRWPVDEVAERLARAGFTEVERVRRPNDGTHRPHAAIAATATEG from the coding sequence GTGAACGTCGAGCAGGTTCGTCAGGCGTACGGCTCGGTCGCGGAGCTCTACATCGAGCTGTTCGGCACGAGCCAGCAGGTGGACCCCGACGACCTCGCCTTCATCGGCCGGCATCTGGCCGGCCGGTCCGGCCCGGTGCTCGATCTGGGCTGCGGGCCCGGCCACATCACCGGCTACCTGCGTTCGCTGGGCGTCGACGCGACGGGCATCGACATCGTCCCCGAGTTCATCGCCCACGCGCGGGCGGCCCACCCGGACGGTCGGTACCAGCTCGGGTCGATGCGCGACCTCGACGTCGTCGACCACTCGGTCGCCGGCATCCTGGCCTGGTACTCGGTGATCCACGTACCGCCGCAGGATCTCGACGGCGTGCTCGCCGACTTCCGGCGGGCGATGTCCCCGGCCGGGACGTTGGTGCTCGGCTTCTTCGACGGCGACGAGGTGGCCGCGTTCGACCACAAGGTCGTGACCGCCTACCGGTGGCCCGTCGACGAGGTCGCCGAGCGACTGGCGCGAGCCGGCTTCACGGAGGTCGAGCGCGTACGGCGGCCCAACGATGGCACTCATCGGCCGCACGCCGCCATCGCGGCAACCGCCACCGAAGGGTGA
- a CDS encoding GGDEF domain-containing protein, which produces MSDALVSGLLLVAGLAVICWDQYRLSAVRYELAALRRAAARDPLTGLANRAGLAQAWAQLAPVQPWAVVVDLDGFKPVNDTHGHAAGDVVLTAIAARLRSVHGVAARLGGDEFAALICDPQPVTAARWLAQAIAAPVRLPSGAVVSVTASIGLAPTNDDLAAALADADAAMYRAKTTRCGVAVYQPHRDDHTIPTADPRPLVRTRDLPTTPVEVTR; this is translated from the coding sequence ATGAGCGACGCCCTCGTCTCGGGCCTGCTCCTGGTCGCGGGCCTGGCCGTGATCTGCTGGGACCAGTACCGGCTCTCCGCCGTCCGCTACGAGCTGGCCGCGCTGCGACGCGCCGCCGCCCGTGACCCGCTCACCGGCCTGGCGAACCGGGCCGGACTCGCCCAGGCGTGGGCGCAGCTCGCCCCTGTCCAGCCGTGGGCGGTCGTGGTGGACCTGGACGGCTTCAAGCCCGTCAACGACACCCACGGCCACGCCGCCGGAGACGTGGTCCTCACCGCCATCGCCGCCCGGCTCCGCTCGGTTCATGGCGTGGCCGCCCGGCTGGGCGGGGACGAGTTCGCCGCCCTCATCTGCGACCCCCAGCCGGTCACCGCCGCCCGCTGGCTCGCCCAGGCGATCGCCGCCCCGGTCCGGCTGCCCTCCGGTGCCGTCGTGTCGGTGACCGCCAGCATCGGCCTCGCCCCCACCAACGACGACCTTGCCGCCGCCCTCGCCGACGCCGACGCGGCCATGTACCGGGCCAAGACCACCCGCTGCGGCGTCGCCGTCTACCAGCCACACCGCGACGACCACACCATCCCCACCGCCGACCCCCGCCCGCTCGTACGGACCCGGGACTTGCCGACCACGCCCGTGGAGGTGACCCGTTGA
- a CDS encoding helix-turn-helix domain-containing protein — MRTPVVDHLWSVEDVSAFLRVPVETLYQWRKRKYGPPAARIGRHLRYDPADVRAWFREQAA; from the coding sequence ATGCGTACGCCGGTCGTTGACCACCTCTGGTCAGTGGAGGATGTCTCGGCGTTCCTCCGTGTCCCCGTCGAGACGCTGTACCAGTGGCGCAAACGCAAGTACGGGCCGCCGGCTGCCCGCATCGGGCGTCACCTCCGCTACGACCCGGCCGACGTGCGCGCGTGGTTCAGAGAACAGGCGGCGTAG
- a CDS encoding GntR family transcriptional regulator, with amino-acid sequence MTDDLGAKAPKYLQIAAQLRREVREGKFKPDNRLPAETALAERFRVSPITLRNAIGVLRAEGLIESRHGVGTFVRESRRLHRRSRDRYGRARKDQRLLTSHLRHEIVFAGRAPVPAHIAEVMGIDPGTEIVVRRRNLYDRETDKPEEIGASYIPAEIAAGTYLEEPKVVPKGLFLCVEDLSGKRYTTARDQWVARLPTTDEAAALALPMGAPVMHVIHTARANDGSILEVSESVWPADRIMVIDDYEVEPTAIEPEAPSEV; translated from the coding sequence ATGACCGACGACCTCGGTGCCAAGGCACCCAAGTACTTGCAGATCGCGGCCCAGCTACGCAGGGAAGTTCGCGAGGGCAAGTTCAAGCCGGACAACCGACTTCCGGCTGAGACAGCTCTCGCGGAACGCTTCCGGGTCAGTCCGATCACTCTCAGAAACGCCATCGGTGTACTCCGCGCCGAAGGACTGATCGAGTCCCGTCACGGCGTAGGCACGTTCGTACGTGAAAGCCGGCGGCTGCACCGTCGATCTCGCGACCGCTATGGGCGAGCGCGCAAAGACCAACGATTGCTCACGTCGCATCTCCGGCACGAGATCGTCTTTGCTGGACGCGCCCCGGTGCCTGCCCATATCGCTGAGGTCATGGGTATCGACCCGGGAACAGAAATCGTGGTTCGTCGCCGCAACCTCTACGACCGAGAGACGGACAAGCCCGAGGAAATCGGTGCCAGCTACATCCCCGCCGAGATTGCTGCCGGCACCTATCTAGAGGAGCCGAAGGTAGTCCCCAAGGGCCTCTTCCTCTGCGTGGAGGACCTCAGCGGCAAGCGCTACACCACCGCCCGAGACCAGTGGGTCGCCCGCCTTCCCACCACCGACGAAGCTGCGGCCCTCGCACTTCCCATGGGTGCCCCGGTCATGCACGTTATCCACACGGCCCGAGCTAACGACGGCAGCATCCTCGAAGTCTCAGAGTCCGTATGGCCCGCCGACCGAATCATGGTCATCGACGACTACGAGGTAGAACCAACGGCCATCGAACCCGAAGCACCCTCCGAAGTCTGA
- a CDS encoding DUF2637 domain-containing protein gives MKPHPTNPRADRVDGLVLVVILLIVAGFAGAASFTHVKDWTLDNSPPGTGAWFGWANAVISELVPIAALLTIRRRRRTGGPIGYPMFLLIAAVTLSLAAQLAVAKPGLSGWLLSAVPALAFMGLSKLVLTTAPTPADEPAPTPTPGPTLAPAAPAPAAAVPARPVTDTVPPAHPVEQTGPPAQEAPPVTAAPATPAPVVPEPVAVAPIAPARSGPLAPVSPAAFVRRNGTPLVGEVTR, from the coding sequence GTGAAGCCTCACCCGACTAACCCTCGTGCGGACCGTGTTGACGGCCTGGTCCTCGTCGTCATCCTCCTCATCGTCGCCGGCTTCGCCGGGGCCGCCTCCTTCACCCACGTCAAAGACTGGACCCTCGACAACAGCCCACCCGGAACCGGGGCGTGGTTCGGCTGGGCCAACGCCGTTATCTCCGAACTCGTCCCCATCGCCGCCCTGCTCACCATCCGCCGCCGCAGACGCACCGGCGGGCCAATCGGCTACCCGATGTTCCTGCTCATCGCCGCCGTCACCCTCTCCCTGGCCGCGCAGCTCGCCGTCGCCAAGCCGGGCCTGTCCGGGTGGCTGCTGTCGGCCGTGCCCGCGCTGGCGTTCATGGGCCTGTCCAAACTCGTCCTCACCACCGCACCCACCCCGGCCGACGAACCCGCACCCACCCCGACCCCCGGGCCGACCCTCGCCCCGGCTGCCCCTGCCCCTGCCGCTGCGGTGCCGGCCCGACCGGTCACCGACACCGTGCCGCCGGCTCACCCGGTCGAGCAGACCGGCCCACCCGCACAGGAAGCACCGCCGGTCACCGCTGCCCCGGCCACTCCCGCACCGGTCGTGCCGGAACCTGTCGCCGTGGCCCCGATCGCGCCGGCCCGGTCCGGTCCGCTCGCCCCGGTGTCCCCGGCGGCATTCGTCCGCCGCAACGGCACCCCCCTGGTCGGGGAGGTGACCCGATGA
- a CDS encoding FtsK/SpoIIIE domain-containing protein, which yields MVTARLAVAFDSHTVLPVLRRVRCGAGVDVVTVRMVTGQIPEDFARVAERLAHTFGVRQVKAVPGPRPDVVLLHLYRGDPLAKVVRPLPVPAVPEFTALPVGRQEDGEVYPLRLFGTQVLVVGATGAGKGSVIWSIVRSLAAGVTSGLVQVWGLDPKGGMELGIGAPMFARFACKDYAAMCELVEEAASVARERAGKLRGRTRQHTPTVDEPLIVLVIDELANLTAYLTDRQLKDRIKAALSILLSQGRAVGVHVVAAIQDPRKEVLPFRDLFPTRIGLRLTEPAQVDLVLGDGMRDRGALCDRIPKSLPGVGFVVLDGDPTPMRVRFSYLTDDEIRDMAQTYGRLRVIDGEILDGAA from the coding sequence ATGGTCACCGCCCGCCTGGCGGTCGCCTTCGACTCCCACACCGTCCTACCCGTCCTGCGCCGGGTGCGCTGTGGCGCGGGGGTGGATGTGGTGACGGTGCGAATGGTCACCGGCCAGATCCCCGAAGACTTCGCCCGCGTCGCCGAACGCCTGGCGCACACGTTCGGTGTCCGGCAGGTCAAGGCCGTCCCCGGTCCTCGGCCGGATGTGGTGCTGCTGCACCTCTACCGGGGCGACCCCCTCGCCAAGGTGGTCCGGCCGCTGCCGGTGCCGGCGGTGCCGGAGTTCACGGCTCTGCCGGTGGGTCGGCAGGAAGACGGCGAGGTGTATCCGCTGCGCCTGTTCGGTACTCAGGTTCTGGTGGTGGGTGCGACGGGTGCGGGGAAGGGCTCGGTCATCTGGTCCATCGTCCGGTCCCTCGCCGCCGGGGTCACCTCGGGTCTGGTGCAGGTGTGGGGCCTGGACCCGAAGGGCGGCATGGAACTCGGGATCGGTGCGCCGATGTTCGCCCGGTTCGCGTGCAAGGACTACGCGGCCATGTGTGAGCTGGTGGAGGAAGCCGCGTCGGTGGCGCGGGAGCGTGCGGGGAAGCTGCGGGGTCGGACCCGCCAGCACACCCCCACCGTCGATGAGCCGCTGATCGTGCTCGTCATCGATGAGCTGGCGAACCTTACCGCCTACCTGACCGATCGGCAGTTGAAGGACCGGATCAAGGCAGCGCTGTCCATCCTGCTCTCGCAGGGTCGGGCGGTGGGTGTGCATGTGGTGGCGGCGATTCAGGACCCCCGCAAGGAGGTCCTTCCGTTCCGGGATCTGTTCCCGACCCGTATCGGTCTGCGTCTGACCGAGCCGGCGCAGGTCGACCTGGTCCTCGGCGACGGAATGCGCGACCGGGGCGCACTGTGTGACCGCATCCCCAAGTCCCTCCCGGGTGTGGGGTTCGTCGTCCTTGACGGTGACCCGACCCCGATGCGGGTCCGCTTCTCCTACCTGACCGATGACGAAATTCGCGACATGGCCCAGACGTACGGGCGGCTGCGCGTGATCGACGGCGAGATTCTGGACGGTGCCGCGTGA
- a CDS encoding helix-turn-helix domain-containing protein, with product MVRQPLTAEQIAAGQRLGGALRAARAGRSLVEVALAAGISPETLRKIEAGRLPAPAFGTVVGLSQALGIPLSDLADVWLADTPVRQAS from the coding sequence ATGGTTCGCCAACCACTCACCGCCGAACAGATCGCCGCGGGCCAGCGCCTCGGAGGCGCCCTACGGGCCGCGCGGGCCGGCCGCAGCCTCGTCGAGGTGGCCCTGGCAGCCGGCATCTCCCCCGAGACCCTGCGCAAGATCGAGGCGGGGCGCCTCCCCGCACCGGCGTTCGGCACCGTGGTGGGCCTCAGCCAGGCCCTCGGCATTCCCCTCAGCGACCTGGCCGACGTCTGGCTGGCCGACACGCCCGTCCGGCAGGCGTCCTAG